A portion of the Streptomyces sp. NBC_00376 genome contains these proteins:
- a CDS encoding SDR family NAD(P)-dependent oxidoreductase, which yields MTTQQQNSATGFGAHSTADDVLAGIDLSRKTALVTGGYSGLGLETTLALTRAGAHVIVPARRSAAAEEALRGVPRAEVHVLDLADLESVRAFSTGFLETGRTLDLVINGAGIMACPETRVGPGWEAHFAVNHLGHFALINRLRPALAHGARVVSVASSGHFLSDIRWNDPHFRGGYDRWLAYAQSKTANALFAVHLDTLGADSGLHAFAVHPGSILTPLQRHIPRDEQMAQGWITPDGRPATGFKTPAQGAATAIWAATSPLLEGHGGAYCQDCGIAEPAHTDDMLIGGVKPWAVDPDAASRLWQLSSELTELDLFT from the coding sequence ATGACGACGCAGCAACAGAACTCCGCCACCGGATTCGGCGCCCACAGCACGGCGGACGACGTCCTCGCCGGGATCGACCTGTCGCGCAAGACCGCCCTGGTCACCGGCGGCTACTCCGGCCTCGGACTGGAGACCACGCTTGCTCTGACGCGGGCGGGAGCACATGTCATCGTCCCCGCGCGCAGGTCCGCCGCAGCGGAAGAGGCCCTGCGAGGTGTCCCCCGGGCGGAGGTTCACGTTCTCGACCTGGCAGACCTGGAGAGCGTCCGTGCGTTCTCGACCGGTTTCCTGGAGACCGGGCGCACCCTCGATCTCGTCATCAACGGCGCGGGCATCATGGCCTGTCCGGAGACACGCGTCGGTCCGGGCTGGGAGGCGCACTTCGCGGTCAACCACCTCGGCCACTTCGCGCTCATCAACCGCCTCCGCCCCGCACTGGCACATGGGGCACGCGTGGTTTCGGTGGCCTCGTCCGGTCACTTTCTTTCCGACATCCGCTGGAACGACCCCCACTTCCGTGGCGGCTACGACCGGTGGCTGGCGTACGCGCAGTCCAAGACCGCGAACGCCCTCTTCGCCGTGCATCTGGATACGCTCGGCGCCGACAGTGGGCTGCACGCCTTCGCGGTCCACCCGGGCAGCATCCTGACCCCGTTGCAGCGGCACATCCCCCGTGACGAACAGATGGCCCAGGGCTGGATCACCCCGGACGGCAGACCGGCAACCGGATTCAAGACGCCGGCACAGGGCGCGGCGACGGCCATATGGGCTGCGACATCACCACTGCTCGAAGGCCACGGTGGCGCCTACTGTCAGGACTGCGGCATCGCCGAACCCGCCCACACCGACGACATGCTCATCGGTGGGGTCAAGCCCTGGGCCGTCGACCCGGACGCGGCATCCCGACTCTGGCAACTCTCCAGCGAGCTCACCGAACTGGACCTGTTCACGTGA
- a CDS encoding alcohol dehydrogenase: MSVSSTYRAAQAAAAGGPFEIVERTVPQPGPGQVRVAVDACGVCHSDALFVSGALPGVRFPVVPGHEIAGRIAELGEGTQGAWQVGDRVAVGWFGGNCGHCTPCRRGDFMVCEHLKVPGWAYDGGYAESATVPANALARIPDALSAVDAAPMGCAGVTTFNGLRRSAARPGDLVAVLGIGGLGHLGVQYAAAMGFETVAIARGAAKADFAKELGAHHYIDSTAGTGVADALQALGGARVVLATAANSAAITATVEGLAPRGELVVIGADPEPLGISPNQLLMSGRVVRGHPAGTAQDVQDTLAFSTLHGIRPMTETVPLDGAEAAYQKMMSGAARFRMVLTTG, from the coding sequence ATGAGTGTCTCCAGCACCTACCGAGCCGCGCAGGCCGCCGCCGCGGGCGGCCCCTTCGAGATCGTCGAGCGCACGGTGCCGCAGCCCGGCCCGGGGCAGGTCCGAGTGGCCGTGGACGCCTGCGGGGTCTGCCACAGCGACGCGCTGTTCGTGAGCGGCGCGCTGCCGGGCGTACGGTTCCCGGTCGTACCCGGGCACGAGATCGCGGGCCGGATCGCGGAGCTCGGCGAGGGTACGCAGGGTGCCTGGCAGGTGGGCGACCGGGTGGCGGTGGGCTGGTTCGGCGGGAATTGCGGCCACTGCACACCTTGCCGGCGGGGCGACTTCATGGTCTGCGAGCACCTGAAGGTGCCCGGTTGGGCGTACGACGGTGGCTACGCCGAGAGCGCGACCGTGCCGGCAAACGCCCTGGCCCGGATCCCCGACGCACTGTCCGCCGTCGACGCGGCGCCGATGGGCTGTGCGGGGGTGACCACGTTCAACGGGCTTCGGCGCAGCGCCGCCCGGCCCGGGGACCTGGTCGCCGTGCTCGGCATCGGCGGCCTCGGGCACCTGGGGGTGCAGTACGCGGCGGCCATGGGGTTCGAGACGGTGGCGATCGCCCGGGGCGCCGCCAAGGCCGACTTCGCGAAGGAGCTCGGCGCCCATCACTACATCGACAGCACCGCGGGCACCGGCGTGGCGGACGCGCTGCAGGCCCTGGGCGGCGCCCGGGTCGTGCTGGCCACCGCCGCCAACTCCGCCGCCATCACGGCGACCGTGGAAGGACTCGCGCCGCGCGGCGAGCTGGTGGTCATCGGGGCGGACCCGGAGCCGCTGGGGATCAGCCCGAACCAGTTGCTGATGTCGGGCAGGGTCGTCCGGGGACACCCGGCCGGCACCGCGCAGGACGTGCAGGACACCCTGGCGTTCAGCACCCTGCACGGGATCCGCCCGATGACCGAGACCGTGCCGCTGGACGGCGCGGAGGCCGCGTACCAGAAGATGATGTCCGGCGCGGCCCGCTTCCGGATGGTGCTCACCACCGGCTGA
- a CDS encoding helix-turn-helix domain-containing protein: MMNRKELDPEESPSAQFGQHLRMLRDQRGWTQDELAARIGCSGTHISAVETGRRPPTRHFAASVDRVFGTGDRFERQSLAVRQTALIEGFPEYVAHEARASEIRLYEVGVVPGLLQTLEYAAALEADAVRRESITSEQADERVGLVARRQASLVRSPSPLIFAVLDEGCIRRPMGSPAVTDAQFARLLKFAELPNTVLQIAPFSMGERRPFSLPITVLTMPDRSLMSYAESTHRGHLERESAVVLPMLTAYHQLQAEALSQAASVALIEQVRKGTP; the protein is encoded by the coding sequence CTGATGAATCGGAAAGAGCTAGACCCCGAGGAATCGCCGAGTGCGCAGTTCGGGCAACACTTGCGCATGCTGAGAGATCAGCGAGGATGGACGCAGGACGAGCTGGCCGCACGCATCGGATGCTCCGGAACGCACATTTCTGCCGTCGAAACTGGGCGTCGCCCTCCAACTCGCCATTTTGCTGCAAGTGTTGACAGGGTGTTCGGAACTGGAGACAGGTTCGAACGTCAGAGCCTCGCTGTGCGTCAAACAGCGCTCATCGAAGGGTTCCCGGAGTACGTCGCCCACGAGGCGCGGGCCTCGGAGATCAGGCTGTACGAAGTGGGCGTCGTCCCTGGCCTGCTTCAGACGCTGGAGTACGCGGCGGCGCTCGAAGCGGACGCGGTGCGGCGGGAATCGATCACCTCTGAGCAGGCCGACGAACGTGTCGGGCTGGTGGCAAGGCGCCAAGCTTCTCTTGTCCGGTCGCCATCGCCCTTGATTTTTGCGGTACTTGACGAAGGGTGCATTCGTCGGCCTATGGGGTCTCCCGCTGTCACCGATGCCCAGTTCGCGCGCTTGCTCAAGTTCGCGGAGCTGCCGAACACCGTGCTGCAGATCGCACCGTTCTCCATGGGAGAGCGCAGGCCGTTCAGCCTGCCCATCACCGTGCTCACCATGCCGGACCGCTCGCTGATGTCCTACGCCGAGTCCACTCATCGGGGCCATCTCGAACGGGAAAGTGCGGTCGTGCTGCCGATGCTGACGGCCTACCATCAGCTACAGGCCGAGGCGCTCTCTCAGGCGGCATCCGTGGCCTTGATCGAACAGGTACGAAAGGGCACCCCGTGA
- a CDS encoding DUF397 domain-containing protein translates to MTTESPRWFTSSYSGNGGQCIEVAANLVGSLGVVPVRDSKNPSGPVLNASAASFASFVAGVKAGEFGAV, encoded by the coding sequence GTGACTACCGAATCCCCCCGTTGGTTCACGTCCTCCTACAGCGGCAACGGCGGCCAGTGCATCGAGGTCGCTGCCAACCTCGTCGGCTCGCTCGGCGTGGTCCCCGTCCGCGACTCCAAGAACCCGAGCGGCCCGGTGCTGAACGCCTCCGCCGCCTCGTTCGCCTCGTTCGTGGCGGGCGTCAAGGCCGGAGAGTTCGGCGCCGTCTGA
- a CDS encoding MFS transporter, with product MTSGPNTPTPAPAAPASAAPEPAAPRAGRREWTALGVLMLPLLFVSMDVSILFYALPAIGADLEPGSTQQLWILDMYGFVLAGLLITMGALGDRVGRRKVLIAGTVLFAAASLAAAYAQTPGALIAARALLGVGGACLMPSTLALVRNLFHDPGQRARAVAVWTTVLATGISVGPVLSGALLEHFWWGSVFLVNLPAMALLLVLAPLLLPESKSPARGRFDTLSAVLSLAALLPLIHGIKELAKHGYQPLPALGIGAGLALGFVFLRRQARLAHPMVDLALLRRRAFGGSAAVNLLAMAATVGFAPFFSQYMQSVLGKSPFEAAMWSLVPSLGVLVAAPVGGALARRFDRGHVMAGGFLVSAAGFLWLTGTGVDSPLWTTLAGSAVYAGGLVSAMTLANELALGAAPPERAGSAAAVVESGQELGGALGMALLGSVGAAVYGRDMSGTVPAAVPDAARETLGGAVAVARQLPGELGDTVLAAASRAFTHSLDMAAAGAAATMLGATVLSFVLLRGVRTPR from the coding sequence ATGACTTCAGGACCGAACACCCCGACCCCGGCTCCGGCCGCCCCGGCCTCCGCCGCGCCGGAGCCCGCCGCCCCGCGTGCCGGACGCCGCGAATGGACCGCGCTCGGCGTGCTGATGCTGCCGCTGCTCTTCGTCTCGATGGACGTCTCCATCCTGTTCTACGCCCTGCCGGCCATCGGCGCGGACCTCGAACCCGGCTCCACCCAGCAGCTGTGGATCCTGGACATGTACGGCTTCGTCCTCGCCGGACTCCTCATCACCATGGGCGCGCTCGGCGACCGCGTCGGCCGCCGCAAGGTGCTCATCGCCGGCACGGTCCTCTTCGCGGCAGCCTCGCTCGCCGCCGCCTACGCGCAGACCCCCGGGGCACTGATCGCGGCCCGTGCCCTCCTCGGCGTGGGCGGCGCCTGCCTGATGCCGTCCACCCTCGCCCTCGTACGCAACCTCTTCCACGACCCGGGGCAGCGGGCACGGGCGGTCGCCGTCTGGACGACCGTGCTGGCCACCGGCATCTCCGTCGGCCCGGTCCTCAGCGGGGCCCTCCTCGAACACTTCTGGTGGGGCTCCGTGTTCCTCGTCAACCTGCCCGCGATGGCGCTGCTGCTCGTCCTCGCGCCGCTGTTGCTGCCGGAGTCCAAGTCACCAGCCCGGGGCCGGTTCGACACCCTGAGCGCGGTGCTCTCGCTCGCCGCGCTGCTGCCGCTGATCCACGGCATCAAGGAGCTCGCCAAGCACGGCTACCAGCCGCTGCCGGCCCTGGGTATCGGCGCGGGCCTCGCCCTGGGCTTCGTCTTCCTGCGCCGGCAGGCCCGGCTCGCCCACCCGATGGTCGACCTGGCGCTCCTGCGCCGCCGCGCGTTCGGCGGGTCGGCCGCCGTCAACCTGCTGGCCATGGCGGCCACGGTCGGATTCGCCCCGTTCTTCTCCCAGTACATGCAGTCCGTCCTGGGCAAGAGCCCTTTCGAGGCGGCGATGTGGAGCCTGGTGCCCTCGCTCGGCGTCCTGGTCGCCGCTCCGGTGGGCGGGGCGCTCGCCCGCCGGTTCGACCGGGGACACGTGATGGCCGGCGGGTTCCTCGTGTCCGCCGCGGGCTTCCTCTGGCTGACCGGGACCGGGGTGGACTCGCCGCTCTGGACGACGCTCGCCGGGTCCGCCGTGTACGCGGGCGGGCTGGTCTCCGCGATGACCCTCGCCAATGAGCTCGCCCTGGGCGCCGCACCGCCCGAGCGCGCGGGCTCGGCCGCCGCCGTCGTCGAATCGGGGCAGGAGCTCGGCGGCGCCCTGGGAATGGCCCTGCTCGGCTCGGTCGGCGCCGCCGTCTACGGCCGGGACATGAGCGGTACGGTGCCGGCCGCCGTCCCCGATGCCGCGCGGGAGACGCTGGGCGGCGCGGTCGCGGTGGCCCGGCAACTGCCGGGCGAACTGGGGGACACGGTGCTCGCCGCGGCCTCCAGGGCCTTCACCCACAGCCTGGACATGGCCGCGGCCGGTGCCGCCGCCACGATGCTCGGCGCCACCGTGCTCTCCTTCGTCCTGCTCCGAGGCGTCCGTACGCCGCGGTGA
- a CDS encoding TetR/AcrR family transcriptional regulator C-terminal domain-containing protein: MPTEPPYLRIAGGLRHRIVSGELAPGDRLPSTRMIVREWGVAMATATKALSVLRGEGLVRAVPGVGTVVAERPVPGPGGAGDGPALSRGRIVRTAIELADTEGLPAVSMRRVATILSTSTMALYRHVPGKAELVRLMSDEAFGERSLGAVPHGWRPGLELAARWLRSVYGRHPWLAQAVASFTRPTASPHTMRYTEWVLRALAGTGLPPYTKLHIHLTLFAHVQGLAMAGELESQALQDTGLSMEEWMERNEPHFNAISASGDYPFLNSLFEQEEFELDLGVLFEFGLRRTLDGIAVMIGETSA; the protein is encoded by the coding sequence GTGCCGACCGAACCGCCCTACCTCAGGATCGCCGGTGGACTGCGCCACCGGATCGTCTCCGGTGAGCTCGCCCCGGGCGACCGACTGCCCTCCACGCGCATGATCGTGCGGGAGTGGGGGGTCGCCATGGCGACCGCCACCAAGGCGCTGTCGGTGCTGCGCGGCGAGGGTCTGGTGCGTGCGGTGCCGGGGGTCGGCACGGTCGTCGCCGAGCGGCCCGTGCCGGGTCCCGGCGGCGCGGGCGACGGGCCCGCCCTGAGCCGTGGACGCATCGTGCGTACCGCCATCGAACTGGCCGACACCGAGGGGCTGCCCGCGGTGTCGATGCGCCGGGTCGCGACCATCCTGTCCACCTCCACCATGGCGCTGTACCGGCATGTACCGGGCAAGGCGGAGCTGGTCCGGCTGATGTCGGACGAGGCGTTCGGGGAGCGCTCGCTGGGCGCCGTGCCCCACGGCTGGCGCCCCGGGCTGGAACTTGCCGCCCGGTGGCTGCGGTCGGTGTACGGGCGCCATCCGTGGCTGGCCCAGGCCGTGGCCTCCTTCACCCGGCCGACGGCCTCCCCGCACACGATGCGGTACACGGAGTGGGTGCTGCGCGCCCTCGCCGGCACCGGACTGCCGCCGTACACGAAGCTGCACATCCACCTCACGCTCTTCGCCCATGTGCAGGGGCTGGCGATGGCCGGCGAGCTGGAATCGCAGGCTCTGCAGGACACCGGGCTCTCCATGGAGGAGTGGATGGAAAGGAATGAGCCACATTTCAACGCCATCTCGGCCAGTGGCGACTACCCGTTCCTCAACTCGTTGTTCGAACAGGAGGAGTTCGAGCTCGACCTCGGCGTTCTCTTCGAATTCGGGCTCCGGAGGACGCTGGACGGCATCGCGGTGATGATCGGCGAAACGTCCGCTTAA
- a CDS encoding ABC transporter ATP-binding protein yields MTTGSEPMSPALPIAEPALPIAEPSRTRRAALRLIRLDGRVFAAVIGLNALAAGAGLVGPWLLGRIVDEVGAGAGVAAVDRLALTILVFAVAQLLLVRWAGYVGHRFGERTLARIREKFADRTLALPARVVERAGTGDLLTRGTTDVAMVGATLRDTGPEVLIAAVQALFILGAVFVLDPLLGVCGVLGLLGIWFAARWYLRRALTAYLAEGGANSALAEQLAATAAGARTVEALGLQQHRVTACEEAVEECWKTRTRTLFLRSVLFPAVDVSYVVPVAGVLLVGGVLHDHGAVSLGAVIASALYLRQLSQPLDTILQRLEQLQSSSASFARVEGLALAAHVPLAASPAPADDRIEVTGVRYAYDGGDDVLHGVDLTVRPGERLAVVGPSGAGKTTLGRLLAGMEAPRTGSVTVGRVPVHGLDPERLRRHVVLVTQEHHVFLGTVRDNLRIASADATDDELRAALSAVGADWADELPDGLDTDLGHGAHRPDGARAQQLALARVVLADPHTLILDEATALLDPRTARHTERALAAVLDGRTVVAVAHRLQTAHDADRVAVMEDGRITELGTHDELVAADGAYAALWHSWHGERPPSS; encoded by the coding sequence ATGACCACCGGATCCGAACCGATGTCCCCGGCCCTGCCCATCGCCGAACCGGCCCTGCCCATCGCCGAACCGTCCCGGACACGCCGGGCGGCGCTCCGGCTGATCCGGCTGGACGGCCGTGTCTTCGCCGCCGTGATCGGCCTCAACGCGCTGGCCGCCGGTGCCGGACTCGTCGGCCCGTGGCTGCTCGGCCGCATCGTCGACGAGGTCGGGGCGGGCGCCGGGGTGGCCGCGGTGGACCGTCTGGCACTCACCATCCTCGTCTTCGCCGTGGCGCAGCTCCTCCTGGTCCGCTGGGCCGGTTACGTAGGACACCGCTTCGGCGAGCGGACACTGGCGCGCATCCGCGAGAAGTTCGCCGACCGGACGCTCGCGCTGCCTGCCCGGGTGGTCGAACGGGCCGGGACGGGCGATCTGTTGACCCGCGGAACCACCGATGTCGCCATGGTCGGCGCCACCCTCCGGGACACCGGGCCCGAGGTCCTCATCGCCGCTGTCCAGGCGCTGTTCATCCTCGGTGCGGTCTTCGTACTGGACCCGCTGCTCGGTGTGTGCGGGGTGCTGGGCCTGCTCGGGATCTGGTTCGCCGCCCGCTGGTACCTGCGCCGGGCGCTCACCGCGTACCTGGCCGAGGGAGGCGCCAACTCGGCGCTCGCGGAGCAGCTCGCGGCCACCGCCGCCGGGGCCCGCACCGTCGAGGCTCTCGGGCTTCAGCAGCACCGTGTCACCGCCTGCGAGGAGGCCGTCGAGGAGTGCTGGAAGACCCGGACCAGGACGCTGTTCCTGCGCAGTGTGCTCTTCCCGGCCGTGGACGTCTCGTACGTCGTTCCGGTGGCCGGTGTCCTGCTGGTCGGCGGCGTACTGCACGACCACGGCGCGGTGAGCCTCGGCGCGGTGATCGCCTCGGCCCTGTATCTGCGGCAGCTCTCCCAGCCCCTGGACACCATCCTCCAGCGGCTGGAGCAGCTCCAGAGCAGCAGCGCCTCCTTCGCCAGGGTCGAGGGTCTCGCCCTGGCGGCGCACGTACCGCTGGCCGCCTCCCCCGCACCGGCCGACGACCGGATCGAGGTGACAGGGGTGCGATACGCGTACGACGGCGGGGACGACGTCCTGCACGGTGTCGACCTGACGGTCCGCCCCGGCGAGCGGCTCGCGGTCGTCGGCCCCTCCGGCGCGGGCAAGACCACCCTGGGCAGGCTGCTGGCGGGCATGGAGGCACCGCGCACCGGCTCGGTGACGGTCGGGCGGGTCCCGGTCCATGGGCTGGACCCCGAGCGGCTGCGCAGGCACGTCGTGCTGGTCACCCAGGAGCACCACGTCTTCCTCGGCACGGTCCGGGACAACCTGAGGATCGCCTCGGCCGACGCCACCGACGACGAACTTCGCGCGGCGCTCTCCGCAGTCGGCGCCGACTGGGCCGACGAGCTGCCCGACGGCCTGGACACCGATCTGGGCCACGGGGCGCACCGGCCGGACGGCGCACGGGCGCAGCAGCTCGCCCTGGCGCGCGTGGTGCTGGCCGATCCGCACACGCTGATCCTCGACGAGGCCACCGCGCTCCTGGACCCGAGGACGGCCCGGCACACGGAGCGGGCGCTGGCTGCCGTGCTGGACGGCCGGACCGTCGTGGCCGTCGCACACCGCCTGCAGACGGCTCACGACGCCGACCGGGTGGCGGTGATGGAGGACGGCCGGATCACCGAACTGGGCACCCACGACGAGCTCGTGGCGGCCGACGGCGCGTACGCCGCGCTCTGGCACTCCTGGCACGGCGAACGGCCGCCGTCCTCCTGA
- a CDS encoding ABC transporter transmembrane domain-containing protein, giving the protein MVCLTLPPYLLSRAIDDGLQPGRWPALAGWVAALLGVGVLNAWLAIMRHRTMTRVRLDAAFRSVRAVVSQATRLGGALPRRATAGEVVTIGFGDVGVIAATLTITGPGVGAVLAFLVVAALLLAVSPLLAAVVLLGVPLLAVLVGPLLGRLQGVEATYRERQGGLAGRFADMVGGLRVLNGIGGKEVYAERYRRGSQELRAEGYRVGAVTSWIQALGVGLPTLFLGAVTWLAARMAAEGTITVGELVAVYGYAAVLAVPVEFFIEGGYDLSRGLVAARRVIRFLDLEPDSTGSGTAGEAAADGPGSPATLRDPASGVKVAPGRLTVLAGARPSESAAVVERLGRFTGSAATWGAIRLDEIDLTQVRRRILVADNEADLFAGPLREVIGGARDRDEESIDRALYAAVAQDIVRGLPDGLDSPVDAQGRNLSGGQRQRVRLVRALLADPEVLLAVEPTSAVDAHTEAAMATRLRAARAGRTTVVTSTSPLVLDRADTVYYLVDGRVAAVGSHRELLDLEPGYRLLVSRGTDDAPADEGDRGTVPPTRETVR; this is encoded by the coding sequence ATGGTGTGTCTGACGCTGCCGCCGTACCTGCTGTCCCGCGCCATCGACGACGGGCTGCAACCGGGGCGGTGGCCCGCGCTGGCAGGCTGGGTCGCGGCCCTGCTGGGCGTGGGGGTGCTGAACGCCTGGCTGGCCATCATGCGGCACCGCACGATGACCAGGGTGCGGCTGGACGCCGCCTTCCGTTCCGTGCGGGCCGTGGTCTCGCAGGCGACCCGGCTGGGCGGGGCGCTGCCGCGCCGGGCCACGGCCGGGGAGGTCGTCACGATCGGGTTCGGCGATGTCGGGGTGATCGCCGCCACGCTGACCATCACCGGCCCCGGTGTCGGCGCGGTCCTCGCCTTTCTCGTCGTGGCCGCGCTACTGCTTGCCGTGTCACCGCTGCTCGCCGCGGTGGTGCTGCTCGGGGTGCCGCTGCTCGCGGTGCTGGTCGGCCCGCTGCTGGGGCGGTTGCAGGGTGTCGAGGCGACGTACCGGGAGCGGCAGGGCGGGCTCGCCGGCCGTTTCGCGGACATGGTCGGGGGCCTGCGCGTCCTCAACGGCATCGGCGGCAAGGAGGTGTACGCCGAGCGCTACCGGCGCGGCTCGCAGGAGCTTCGGGCGGAGGGGTACCGCGTCGGCGCGGTGACCAGCTGGATCCAGGCCCTCGGCGTCGGTCTGCCCACCCTGTTCCTCGGGGCCGTGACCTGGCTCGCGGCCCGGATGGCCGCCGAAGGGACCATCACTGTCGGCGAGTTGGTCGCGGTCTACGGGTACGCCGCGGTGCTCGCGGTGCCGGTCGAGTTCTTCATCGAGGGCGGCTACGACCTCAGCCGCGGACTGGTCGCCGCCCGCCGGGTCATCCGTTTCCTGGACCTGGAGCCCGATTCCACGGGCAGCGGGACGGCAGGTGAAGCGGCGGCGGACGGGCCGGGCTCGCCGGCCACGCTCCGTGATCCGGCGTCCGGCGTGAAGGTGGCACCCGGGAGGCTGACCGTGCTGGCCGGTGCCCGGCCGTCGGAATCCGCGGCGGTGGTCGAGCGGCTCGGCCGGTTCACCGGTTCGGCCGCGACCTGGGGCGCGATACGCCTCGACGAGATCGACCTGACGCAGGTGCGCCGACGGATCCTGGTCGCGGACAACGAGGCCGATCTGTTCGCCGGCCCGCTGCGCGAGGTGATCGGCGGCGCCCGGGACCGGGACGAGGAGTCCATCGACCGGGCCCTGTACGCGGCAGTGGCGCAGGACATCGTGCGAGGGCTGCCGGACGGACTCGACTCGCCGGTCGACGCGCAGGGCCGCAACCTCTCCGGAGGCCAGCGACAGCGCGTCCGGCTGGTCCGGGCCCTGCTGGCCGATCCCGAGGTGCTGCTGGCGGTGGAGCCCACCTCGGCGGTCGACGCGCACACCGAGGCGGCCATGGCGACCCGGCTGCGCGCCGCACGCGCCGGCCGCACCACGGTCGTCACCAGCACCTCACCGCTCGTACTGGACCGGGCGGACACCGTGTACTACCTGGTCGACGGTCGCGTCGCGGCCGTCGGCAGCCACCGGGAACTCCTGGACCTGGAGCCCGGCTACCGCCTCCTGGTGTCCCGCGGAACGGACGACGCCCCCGCCGACGAAGGGGACCGAGGAACCGTCCCGCCGACCAGGGAGACCGTGCGATGA